The nucleotide sequence CCGGATTCAAATACCAAGCGACGGCATGAGGATTTTTTCCGGGCTTCGGAAAGAGACTCGAGCCCTTCACGATTCCGGATATATCGACCCCTATGCTCCCGTAAAATTCGACGACCTGCGAAATAACCCTGTTCGAATCCAACCCCTTGTAAAACCTATCCAGATCAACCTCTCCAAATATGGAGTTCGGCGCCTCCTGAAAAAATGAATTCTGATAATGCCATGGCATGAGATCAGCTGCCGAAACCCCAAAGCGTTTTGCCAACCTCGGATCGATAAACTTCTCCTTCAGCTCTTTAAAAGCCAACTCGCTGGCATCACGGAGGTCGGTGTAAAACCTGTTAACCATATCGAGATCAAACTCGGAAAGCTCCGCAAACATCTCAAGCGCCCCCGCGTAGCCCAGATCGCGCGCAATTTCGTTTTTAAGCGCAACCATTTCCCGAAAATCCTCCTCGAGAATAGGTGCTACAAGATGTTGCCCCTTCCATACCTTTTCGAGAAGCGAGCTGTCCTTAGAATCCGAGATTATATGATCGACTTCGACGGGAGAAAGCTCCCTTCCATCGACTTTGGGTCCGTAGTCGTTGAACTTCTCCTGCAGCGATCGTTCTAATTTTGTCAGCCGTTTAAGTTTGTCGGGCGATATCTGATTCGGAAGATGTCTGAAATAGCAGATCTCCACCTCGCGCCTTAAAAGCTCGTCTTTTATTTCATTTCTGCCATCGTAGAATTTCTTGATCAGCGCGAAACGTCCGCGGTCGCTGTTGAGCTTTCTGATATCCAGCTCTATAGTTTCGAGAGCTTCGGATGCCGCCTTGTCGCCGGTGGTTTCATACCTGTACCAGTTCTTGCGAAGCTTCAGATCGAGCGGACGATATTTCGCCAAATAATCGTCGATAATTTCCCTGATGCGCTTCTGATCCATCAAATCCTCCGATGCGATTTTATACTAAAAATTTATTCAGTCAGATGTCACTGCATAAAATTCCTACCACACCTACGCCTCATTCTCCATCGGAGCCATCTCCATAGGTGCGTCCGACTCCAAAACGGAGGCCCCATAATCCTTCATATAAGCCTTAAGCGATTTTGCTACGACGCCGGAAAGAAGCCAGAGCGCGAGAAGGTTGGGGAATGCCATCAGCAGATTAGCGATATCGGCATAGGCCCACACCGTGCCTACCCATGCCGTTGTCGAGCTGGCAATGGCACCGAAGAACAGGACGATGCAGTAAATTATGCGAAAGGGCATTATCGCCCTTCGCCCCAGAAGATATTCGAAGGCGCGATCGCCGTAATAGCTCCATGAAATCGCGGTTGAATAAGCGAAAAGAGGTATCGTAAATGTGACTATATAACGTCCGCCAGCAAAACCATTTTCGAATGCGGCAGATGTCAGAGGGGCGTCGCGAAGCCCGGAGCCACACAGATCGGAAGTGACAATTACGAGC is from Myxococcales bacterium and encodes:
- a CDS encoding M2 family metallopeptidase gives rise to the protein MDQKRIREIIDDYLAKYRPLDLKLRKNWYRYETTGDKAASEALETIELDIRKLNSDRGRFALIKKFYDGRNEIKDELLRREVEICYFRHLPNQISPDKLKRLTKLERSLQEKFNDYGPKVDGRELSPVEVDHIISDSKDSSLLEKVWKGQHLVAPILEEDFREMVALKNEIARDLGYAGALEMFAELSEFDLDMVNRFYTDLRDASELAFKELKEKFIDPRLAKRFGVSAADLMPWHYQNSFFQEAPNSIFGEVDLDRFYKGLDSNRVISQVVEFYGSIGVDISGIVKGSSLFPKPGKNPHAVAWYLNPDDPDSATLIMNLPEPPASPKAGDVSTLVHELAHDINYKSVLANKALPYLLREPTMLTEAFAMLMEKQTQTEEWFVRLGADQSAASRAASAVQLIDYADQIIFLRWSSTIYEFEKEFYSNPDQDIGELWWECRRRHQSLKRPAGWVNPDALAKYHIPNVSLLYYSNYAIGRVANVQFVDLFAKKIGRPAHGLSYFNSRELGGWLMNDFLAQGERYPWNRFLELYTGGGVSVEAWKEFYIDSDMGGRLLLL